The following coding sequences lie in one Gorilla gorilla gorilla isolate KB3781 chromosome 5, NHGRI_mGorGor1-v2.1_pri, whole genome shotgun sequence genomic window:
- the LOC109027360 gene encoding spidroin-1-like isoform X10, translating to MFAAAATASLHWRPGSGSSSGGGSLRSGGGAPSPSRHGPLPSHRGTSRSGGRGGVGAAAAASSGAPGKGPQERSPRAFVGAGAAATAAAAGNHTGSSVPGCSSCCHDDDVTDATTGGRGEGGVCGEGRLRVVRGRGLGGKRSERAGARAGHGGRGPRRCFLPHPGHAAREAADGWQGPRGIDDSAGGHGHLGEGQRKGRRSTDLMDGLRGACGRGGASVRGRFGGYAGLAGAAVLTLASPTAISHPAEEAGAAAETVFHKL from the coding sequence ATGTTCGCCGCCGCCGCCACTGCCTCCCTTCACTGGCGACccggcagcggcagcagcagcggcggcggctcCCTCCGCAGCGGCGGCGGCGCCCCCTCCCCTTCTCGGCACGGCCCCCTCCCCTCACACAGAGGCACCTCGAGGAGCGGCGGGCGGGGCGGTGTAGGCGCTGCTGCCGCCGCCTCCTCAGGAGCACCCGGCAAGGGGCCGCAGGAGAGAAGCCCTCGAGCTTTCGTCGGTGCTGGTGCTGCCGCCACTGCCGCCGCCGCCGGGAATCACACGGGCTCCTCCGTCCCAGGCTGCAGCTCTTGTTGCCATGATGATGATGTCACGGACGCAACcactggggggaggggagaggggggtgTGTGTGGCGAAGGGAGGCTGCGAGTAGTGCGGGGGAGGGGGCTCGGCGGGAAAAGGAGCGAGAGGGCGGGCGCCCGGGCGGGACACGGAGGGCGGGGGCCGAGAAGGTGCTTTCTCCCCCACCCCGGGCACGCGGCGAGGGAGGCGGCCGACGGCTGGCAGGGCCCGCGCGGGATCGATGACTCGGCTGGCGGGCACGGTCACCTGGGTGAGGGGCAGCGGAAGGGGCGGCGGAGCACCGATCTCATGGATGGGCTCCGAGGGGCTTGCGGGAGGGGGGGGGCCAGTGTTCGGGGCCGTTTTGGCGGCTATGCAGGATTGGCAGGAGCTGCGGTGCTCACACTTGCCTCGCCGACCGCCATTTCACATCCAGCAGAGGAGGCGGGGGCAGCCGCTGAGACGGTTTTTCACAAG
- the LOC109027360 gene encoding spidroin-1-like isoform X9 has translation MFAAAATASLHWRPGSGSSSGGGSLRSGGGAPSPSRHGPLPSHRGTSRSGGRGGVGAAAAASSGAPGKGPQERSPRAFVGAGAAATAAAAGNHTGSSVPGCSSCCHDDDVTDATTGGRGEGGVCGEGRLRVVRGRGLGGKRSERAGARAGHGGRGPRRCFLPHPGHAAREAADGWQGPRGIDDSAGGHGHLGEGQRKGRRSTDLMDGLRGACGRGGASVRGRFGGYAGLAGAAVLTLASPTAISHPAEEAGAAAETVFHKGSKNTTCM, from the coding sequence ATGTTCGCCGCCGCCGCCACTGCCTCCCTTCACTGGCGACccggcagcggcagcagcagcggcggcggctcCCTCCGCAGCGGCGGCGGCGCCCCCTCCCCTTCTCGGCACGGCCCCCTCCCCTCACACAGAGGCACCTCGAGGAGCGGCGGGCGGGGCGGTGTAGGCGCTGCTGCCGCCGCCTCCTCAGGAGCACCCGGCAAGGGGCCGCAGGAGAGAAGCCCTCGAGCTTTCGTCGGTGCTGGTGCTGCCGCCACTGCCGCCGCCGCCGGGAATCACACGGGCTCCTCCGTCCCAGGCTGCAGCTCTTGTTGCCATGATGATGATGTCACGGACGCAACcactggggggaggggagaggggggtgTGTGTGGCGAAGGGAGGCTGCGAGTAGTGCGGGGGAGGGGGCTCGGCGGGAAAAGGAGCGAGAGGGCGGGCGCCCGGGCGGGACACGGAGGGCGGGGGCCGAGAAGGTGCTTTCTCCCCCACCCCGGGCACGCGGCGAGGGAGGCGGCCGACGGCTGGCAGGGCCCGCGCGGGATCGATGACTCGGCTGGCGGGCACGGTCACCTGGGTGAGGGGCAGCGGAAGGGGCGGCGGAGCACCGATCTCATGGATGGGCTCCGAGGGGCTTGCGGGAGGGGGGGGGCCAGTGTTCGGGGCCGTTTTGGCGGCTATGCAGGATTGGCAGGAGCTGCGGTGCTCACACTTGCCTCGCCGACCGCCATTTCACATCCAGCAGAGGAGGCGGGGGCAGCCGCTGAGACGGTTTTTCACAAG